The following proteins are encoded in a genomic region of Magnolia sinica isolate HGM2019 chromosome 1, MsV1, whole genome shotgun sequence:
- the LOC131257944 gene encoding nuclear pore complex protein NUP35 — protein sequence MSTTLQRTAKSGRQSLFFRDLASPISTHRGKFTSPGQAAAVSALWRENFNGSDPPPPPVFTLEDRADFSPESGIGDYPASPDFKSEARTPARDSLSPLKSRGEPSTSYAAVAVTPPGGAQTQQSPVGLNWWSPARSGGDHDEKGKGSPVDGVVQPGALITLPPPREVARPDLQRSNLPVGSSVAEEEWVTVYGFSPGDTNLVLREFEKCGVILKHVPGPRDANWMHILYQNRFDAQKALSKNGMQINGVLIIGVKPLDPIERQYLNEKLNNQGFMVLPPQPPGGGLAPSVLKASPRPYYLQNGDTNRRLGGAIASPAKSAVSRIMDLMFGI from the exons atgAGCACCACATTGCAGAGGACCGCCAAATCCGGTAGACAGTCACTGTTCTTCCGTGATCTCGCATCCCCGATCTCCACCCACAGAGGGAAGTTCACCAGCCCCGGCCAGGCCGCGGCGGTCTCCGCTCTCTGGCGGGAGAATTTCAACGGCTCGGATCCCCCGCCGCCTCCCGTCTTCACCTTAGAAGACCGCGCCGATTTCTCACCTGAGTCCGGCATCGGCGACTACCCCGCGTCGCCGGATTTCAAGTCGGAGGCGAGGACGCCGGCCCGGGATTCACTCTCCCCTTTGAAAAGCAGAGGCGAGCCGAGCACTTCTTATGCTGCGGTGGCAGTGACACCGCCAGGGGGCGCGCAGACTCAGCAGAGTCCCGTGGGCTTGAATTGGTGGTCCCCCGCTAGGAGCGGTGGGGACCACGATGAGAAGGGGAAGGGGTCACCTGTGGATGGAGTGGTGCAGCCAGGTGCTTTAATTACGCTTCCGCCACCAAGGGAGGTGGCGAGGCCGGACTTGCAGAGGAGCAACTTGCCTGTTGGGAGCAGTGTTGCTGAGGAGGAGTGGGTCACAGTTTATGG ATTTTCACCAGGAGATACCAACTTGGTATTGCGTGAATTCGAGAAGTGCGGCGTAATATTAAAGCATGTCCCAGGTCCGAGAGATGCAAATTGGATGCACATTCTTTATCAG AACCGATTTGATGCCCAGAAAGCTCTCAGCAAGAATGGGATGCAAATAAATGGGGTTCTTATTATTGGTGTGAAGCCTTTGGATCCGATTGAGCGACAGTACCTGAATGAAAAGCTCAACAATCAAGGCTTCATGGTGCTGCCCCCTCAGCCGCCTGGGGGCGGCTTGGCACCCAGCGTGTTGAAAGCCTCTCCACGGCCCTATTATCTTCAGAATGGTGACACAAACCGGCGCTTGGGTGGGGCTATTGCCTCACCTGCAAAATCTGCAGTTTCGAGAATCATGGATTTGATGTTTGGAATTTGA